aaaaacaacaatttagagATTAGGGTGATGATTTGAGCCATTTTCGGGCAAAATTCCCAGATCCTATgattccagcttctcaaatggaAGTTATTTGGTTATTTTCTTTATCATCTATGATAATATATTGAATATCTTTAGGTTTAGATTATAGGTTTGAGAAAACAAGACATTATAAGACATTATCGTTTGCAATAAGGAAATTTGAATGGTcatttttctctatttctctaTTTAATGAAAGCCAGCTCAGAAAATAATCACCAGATATTGATTATTTAACTGGAAGGGATGAGATCTGGACCTcacagctgcagtcagagctTTCAATAAAGATTTGTTGAGTTGAGTTTATTATAACCTGACAAAATAAAGGGTGAAAGCTTCACAAGTAAGACGCAAGAGTGAGAGAACACTTCATATCTTGAgcaattattaattattaataatacattttcggTCAATCATCTAACTGATTGATTGTTTCTACTTAACTTCACCTCaactgaaaataaattaaacctgTGCCGGAAAGAATTTGCTTGTCAACTATTTATATGATAAAGATTTTGAGGATGtgccttcactctctctctctctctctctctctctctctctctctctctctctctctctctcactcactcactcactcactcactcactcactcactcactcactcacgcacacactcacgcacacacacacacacacatgcacacacacacacacacacacacactaacgcacACAGGCTGCTCTTACAAATGGCTCTGTTGCATAATTTAGTGTGTTTCCCAGTTCTCTATCCAGCTGAAATACAATTCCATAAAACATGCAATATTGATTGCATCCTCTGCAGATATATCTGTCCTCGAGAATCTTGCAGGTATATAAACGATTCATGAAACAAACATGATAATGTGCATTTGTCATCTGACGAATACTTTAAAAGCAGCTAAGATATAAGCTGTTATGTTATAATGTTCTAAGTCATTTTGCTGAAaagacatgttgttgttgtttgtgtatatCTTTAGTTGCAaaaaattccacacactcataaatatcagtcacctaaatatgccagatatTTTTCTTGGCcctgtcccatccttccaccaagtttcgtggtaatCTGCCCAGTAGTTTTTGTCTAatgctgctaactaacagaaaCAAAGGCTGATGAAAACACCACCTCCTTGTTGGAGGTAATAACTACGTCCTTCCTTCTTCTTTCAGGTGAAACTTTCTCAGAACACCTGAGTCACACAGACCAATGTGTTCCGTGCATACAATGCACGGGTCTATTCCGCATGGAGACACCCTGCACAGACTCCAACGACGCCACCTGTGTGTGCAACTATGGCTTCTTCCTGAACGTCTCGTCCGATCGCTGTGAGCCCTGCACCAAGTGTCCGGAGGGCAAGGGCATGCTGCTCAGTTGTGAGCTGGACCACGACACTTTGTGTGAGCTGTGCACCGCGGACACGTACTCGGACCAGGAGAGCTCTCGAGAGCCCTGCATCCCCTGCACcacctgtgatgatgaggaggtgttAGAGCCCTGCACATCTTTGACGGATACAGTTTGTCAAGGTAAGTGGATTAGCTAGCAGAGTGTAGAGTTccaaaataaattcaaaatttATTTGCATGTAGCTGCCCTGTATTTACATATGCAGCTGGTTTGTGCACCACGATTTCAGACTGTGTGCAAACATCTGCATGAACAACGCCGATCATAAAAATGTATGTCCTGTATTATAAAGGTTACCAAGTCCAGAATGTCTAGCGCTGAGAACAGGTCATGAACGAGGGCTTCATGAGGTTGTTCTACTCTTGGATAGAGGGAAAATAATTTAATTCCTCATAAATCAACAAATTCTTGTAACAAGACAATTATCCACTTGTTCAGAGATTTATTTTCCAGCTATTTAGCAAATGACTCAAAACAGTGGGCAAGCTTACCATGAACTTCTATGCAGAGCCATTAAAGCTGAATGATGGGGCGCATTGCCCGGGGTCATCATGGACTCATGGACATATTCACTGCTCAGCGCTGTATGGACAGAAGCCACGATGGCCGTCCACATAATCGGACCATCTCAGCGTGACACTCTACACATTGTTGGCCCATCGACCTAAATGCCACGCCAAAGGTTGTTGCACTGTATTCACCGACTCATCCCAGCCAAAGATACAAAGACCACTCTCTCTCCGTGTCGGGGTTTAGAGGGAGGTCATATCTCGCTGAATTTCTTTTATATCATTGCACCCTGTGGGTATCACACTCCGAATCACAAATTCCTTATGACTACAGTCACTGCTCATTCCAATGACCTGATGCTTCGCAGATTAAATCAACGCTTTTGTGAGAGGGCAATAAAAGGAGTCTGTTGATCAGCCATGCAGTGTGTTGGGGCAGCAGTCTGAAGGATGGTGTTAGCACAGGGATGAAGACAAAGCGAGGGAACTTAGGCTAAAGGGAATCTTTTGTGCCTCTCCCATGATCCTGTTTGGCCGGCGAGGGGTTTCTGTTCAGCCCATGGGTCTACTTGAAGGGACGAGTAATGAGTAAAACAGATTTGGGAAACCTATGTTGATTTTTCCATGATATATTGTGATTACTTTAGTGTGTTGTCTTGGATCTGAACTGAAATTACACCGGGGGATTTGAGCTATTTTAAGGATCTTGTAGAAATCAATGAAAGTTGGATGCTTATGCTCAGCAGACTCTGCAGCCTAATCCTATATTTTAACCCTGAATTGTTCTCCAATTTTAGAAATTTTCACCCGTTCAGCTGTGGTTTGATGTTCAGGTTTAGAGGCGTTGATGAGATTTGTCTCATGGATCTCTGGTATGTCAGAAacgttggttggttggttggttggttgtcttGGAGTTGAGGTATTCCCATGATCCGATTTTCCACTTGACTGCCATCAAGCGATCCATCATACACTGTAGTGAACTTGTTTTAATATGATGTGGTTATGAAGTATTTCAGGCATATTCACATTCATACATATATGCACTGCTTTTTTCAGCCATCAGGGGCAGAGTGCCCAAAAACACTAAGAAATgggggatcgaaccactgaccttctggttagttaCCAATCATCAGTCGGTCTTAATCATGACGTTTTGGTGGGGATCAAGACACTATgccttcacttttgggagcagtcatgtcaaccatctttatacacagtctatgataAGTAgcgacaaaacaaaaaaggaaaacagactTGGATTATATAGTGTGAGCTAATGCAACacacaacattaactttattaacGAATCTCAGTGTCTGCCCGGCGTTTAAAGAACCAGCAAAACCAGTTCTGATTATGTGATAACCAGAAATGGACAAAACACGTATTGATGTTGCAGAGTGGTCTTCTTCCATTGAGGACGAGACTTTAATGCATCTTGATTCAACTTGCGGCCTGAGAGAGAAGTGTGGTGGACGGAGGGTAATTCATCCATGATCAAGATATAAGGAACCAGAACTCCCAATAGGAAAACATCTTCTGGATAACTAATGCAGTATACCTCCTAATTAATGTGAATTTGCTGTGTTTTCAGGCATGATGGCTCACAGTCATTGTGTATGGGCTTCATCATCATATATTGTTCCTCGCTCTAACTCAATCATGTGCTCTTTATTCCTAATGTAATGTCTTTACCGAAGCACAAGTGTTATCAGCGCGTACAAATCGGTAGTGCTGCCAGACGTCCATATCCATTAGTGTTGTGGAGTCGGGCGACAAAGGCCTGAAGGCTAAACACGCTCAGGAGGGTGGACGGAGAGGGAGGAACCCACAGGAGACCACTGCTCGTGAAAAGACGATTCGTAACATGAGACTTCAGAGACATTTACACCGAAGATGGCGCGAAGGAGCTGAACATCACTTGGACTGTGGGTTATCTTTAGGGAAAACACTGGATTGGCTGTTTTATTTGAGTTGAGGCTCATGGGGAATTCTCCCTTGTAAGGATttagttcccccccccctctctgtggcTGATATCTGGAGTAAAATCCAATTTCCTCCCACACTTACAAAGGAACCACTGGCTTGTTTTGGGCCTCACCAGCAAAAACTCCCTGTCATGGTTAAAAAATTGTTAAACTGACCAGACTTTGGTTGGCTAGACCCACTGAGTTGAGGCTCTGAAGGCAAGATGCTTATCTTGTGAAGTGTGATATGACTTCCACTCTTCTGTAGGCCACAGAGGTTAGAGGTTGAAGGTcatgggaggtggggggggggggcttgtatGTGGAAGGGATCCTTTTTTTCGTGGAAGGTTCAGGCGATATTCAACCTTGAAGTTTCAGGTGTGCGCCCTCAAGGCGAGTGGGAAACTTTGACTCCTTGATCCTGGTCCTCATTGAGATTGTGCCCAGGGTTGACTGCACATATGCAGGCTGACCTACCACCCAAAGCACTGGGTTTCTGGTTCTGTGGCAGGAGCAGCAACTTGTTGTGGTTTGCAGTAGACTTGCAAGTATACTAACCATGCATGTACATGCTGGGGTGATTGATAAGTTCATGGCCTAATAGAGGAAGAAGCCAATTTCTGGAAACCTAGCACATGTATTGCATTTAATGTAGTTCACTCCTGCGTATACTCTCTTAGTCCAGCGCTTGTGGAGCATACAGATCCCCTCTTTGTTGAATGTAGCTTCTTGGACGTCCAATATGTCGTCCACAGCAACAATGGTGCTGAGCGCCGTCTTCATTTTGGGCCAAATCAGGTCGGGAGGTGTTTGATGAATCCACATTCCTAGATGGCAGATGGATAATGGTACAAAGGCAGATTATGTTTTCAATTGTCTCAGCCGATGTTGACTGACTTGCAATTTCCAGTTGCTCAAAACAGAAATACCACAAAAGTTATTAACTTTCTGCATTGGAGGTAGTTGAACTACATGTGAATGTAATGagagctcttctccctctacctcAGGCCACGCACATGTCAATCAGCCATCGTAGTTTACAGGATTAGTCGAAAGTGAGActcaaagaacacacacacacacacacacacacacacacacaaagctgtgtATGCAGGCAGGCGGGATATTCCCACTCCTACACACGGATTTAGATAAACTAGATGACTTATTGAGCATTACAGGTCTGAGACAGCATATGGAAGCCTGAAGGTCAAATGGGTGGGTTAGAGAGGAAAccagaggggagggggaggtggcgGAGGGGGGTTGGTTGATTGGGCCAAGTGCATTTGGTTATTGAATTGatagctgaggaggaggagggagctgtTTCCTTCCTGAGTCTGGTTGACCTTAACGATTGACAGGCTAACCTCCAGAACTCAGAAAGCGTAATCTGCTAACTAGCCCCATGTATGCTTGGCACTCAGGGCCAGGGCAGTTCAAGTAAATCcaggaagaaggagggaggaaggttAAACTGTGGAGGGTTGGAGGGAGAAGGGGATGGAAGATGGTAATGAACAAAAGGTGGAGGGTCTTTctttacttaaaatataaattggTTGAAAACATAATCTTTGGCTGAATTTAGTTGTTCTTGAACCAAATGAGGACTTTAGCACTGAAGCACAATCCTCACCAAATCCAATAAAGAGCAGAACATGCAACATAACACAAAAAATTGTAGACATGAACAGGCTTTTTTAAAGTGACATATAAGTACACAAAATATAGAGTATCAGTTTACTGGAGATGCTAATGTTTCTAGGTTTATTTTCAGGTTTGTTACTTTTGGTTTTGAAAAAGGTAAAAAGACACCAAACCATTTGAATGCTGGGTATTTCTTTGATAAGAGCCCAGTGAACTTAGCTTGAACACGCTTCCCAGTTTCCTCTGCTATGATTAGACTCTCCCTATATGTGGGCGGGCCTTAGCAAATGACCAGTTCCAGCAAGCGTTTGACAGACGAATAAAGAGCGGGAGACAAACGGCAAAATTCCCAAACGACATTCCTGATTTCCCTAGTCCAAATTACCACATCACTAGCTGTGAAGAATCCCCCAGCCCCAAAGTGACTTAACAATTCACGGCCTTTGTGTGGCACAGTCACTCATTGTGTAGTTATAGCTTCATCTACACACATCTATTGACTTACATCTCCACTGACTTGGCTCTGTAGTAGAGCCACAGTTAACCTTCCCTCTATAACTCTTTTCCTCCACACTCCACACAGTGTGAGCATTGTCACGATGACGGAAACGTCAAAGTCGACTGTGTCTCTGCCAAACAAGAATCGACCTCTTGTGGATGTGACTCGGCATCCTGAAGCCGTCGGGAATTTGCCCCTTGAGGTTCAAGGGGACATTTTTGGAGTTGATTTGGCGTGAGTGGGACGTTCTGGTCCAAGGGTGACTAAACACTCGCGCTCTCGCTCGTGCCGTTCATTCATTGCCAGGATATCGGCCCAGGGAGTCAGGGTTTTCGTCTTTGGGAGTATTTGTTGGGGAATTGTGTCTCTGCCAAGCCACGCCTTTGTCTCAATGAGATTTATGTTTGTATCTGTCATTACTGCCTAAAGCTGAATTACTACGCTGTGGCATGGTAAAGGAATTTCATGGAATTTCGCATTGCATGATTTCTGTCACAGCGAAAGTCTGACTTGTGTTGATGATCCATATATACAGCCATTCATTAAACCTTTACAAGAAAGCAATGTCCAAACTTTAAACTACCACAATGACAAGCAAATCCAAAGCTGAATTGTACGACAGCAAATAAACGACAATGAGAGTGGTgcacaggaggagcagcagagaagacagagatggagaacGCACGAGAGAGCGGAGGGAGGCAGATGCTGAGAACAAGGTCTGGTCGATAGAAGCGATGGAGTTTGCACTCTCGGGTTTCTCTGGTTGACCTCTACGAGTGCTGATCACGTTCTGCcgcagaacagacacacacatgcagagcgATGCaggcgtgcacacacatgcatcccATACAAATGCAACAACATACATAGGGGTGTGTTTGCAGCATGTGGGCACAAAAATGTGACAGTTTGTCTGATGGGAGGAACCGAgcctgagagaaagagatgtcAAAACAAGAGATAACAGAAATGTAAAAGTCGTCAGGTTTGCACTGGTAGGAACATAAATATTGTAAACATTGGACTGGTGAGGGAATTTCAGGTTTTGTGGAACAGGTCCTGGCAGCAGTCTCAGCCGTGCTCAGGTCTAATGACATCTTATAAGAAGCTTGTGTCGTAAGCCCCTCCTCTCTTTTGGTTTCAATCCAGAGTCTATGGAGATGAAACGGCAGCAACAGCTGTTTGCAGGAAAGTGGTGGGAATGAGGAGTTTAACTCAGGTGTGGCTGCCGCAGTGGatcgcacacgtacacactttaaatacaaattacccacacactcacagaaatgacatatttttttctatataatTACTCCTGTGACACTGACAAGTACATGTGTGCCCAGATTTCCAGTCACAAGTTAATTATTAACAGACAAACCCAGAAGGAAAATTCCAGTAAATTCAGTAACAACTGAATAATGCttaacaataaatacaataaatggtttGTTGAGAGGAGTCACAGTTGACTCAACCTATAATTTCAACAGCTGAGTgtcttttattataatttattgaaAAGCTGTTGCCACATGTTGACCAGAAGAACATCAGGACGTCTTTTTCAAAGGATAGGATCAGACCACAGACATTTTTGAGGCCATTTTAAACCTCAAGAATCCGATGACAAATCTGGTCTGTAACTTTCAACTGTAAAATCTCTCCTCCTGTTCACGCTGAAGAATAGACATGTTGAAGCATTGTCACCAATAGAGCGAATTGTTGCACTACACCAGTCtccattgtgtttgttttgtttgcaccCTCACATCAGAGGGGTGACGTGAGGTGGTGCCTCGCTCTCTCTGGAGTGATAATCTTAATAATCTCCTGCAGCGGGTGATGTGGTGTTATCTTTAAATAttgcagtgtgtgcatgtttgagaTTAGGAGAAGAATATCTGCAAAGATTATCCTGTAGAGCTCGATGCCACCGGATTTCAGGGAATCGTGGCCGAGCTAATCACTAAAATGCCTTGACTCTCTCTCCACGAGCATTGGCCCAGTAACCAGCTGTGTGCACTGGAAAGAAGCTGAGGTCAGCAGGAGGCGGTCACTCCCCTCAGACCATCCAGTGAGTGGTTCAGTAAAGGCACTTAGGGCCCTGATTTAAGTGTTAAatatggaggagggggggggggagcacagtCATGATGCAGAGACCTGGGGAGTAAATGGACGGATGGTTAATGAACAAAGTGAATAAAAAGACGTAACCAGGAAGAGCAGACAACCATCATCGTGTTTGCTTTTCAATGAAGGggctcggagagagagagagagaaatttgCAATCCAATCCGAACTGATTGACAGAAACTAAGATGACAGGTTGTGAGCGAGCAGAAGCACAAAGAGAAGCAGAATGGATAGACAGTGGATTGACGGATACAGAGATGGGGAGGGGGCATTTATACCGGACAAAGACGAGCTCTGTCAATGAATGGTGTCTGATttcgagtgtgtttgtgttgatgggGGGGTTTGGACATTCAGCAttcagggagagacagacaagccacagtggtgatgaagatgatgatgaggatgtgtatgtgtatgtgtgtgtttgatcatGGGAGgatagagaagaggaaggaaaggaaTTCGATATCTTCCAGACCATCATAAGCATCCActtagtttttattttgtgctttttAGGCATTTGGTTCATAGATATTAGCCCAATACATCACACTGGTCATGCTTATTTCCTTCTAACGCCATACTGTTTCACAAGTATAGTATTTAGGCCAAGCTGACACCGACTCTCGTGAGAATTATCAGATTTATCGCCCCCCAAAATGCTTTATGCACATATGCAATTGCATGGAGTTCCCCATAGCAAGAGTTTAGCTTGGCTTACATTGTAAACAATTCAAATTAATGTTTCCATTCGCTTCTATGACGCAAATATTAGGACTTGATGATACTAATTCTCTCGGCGAGTGTCTTTAAGCTCTTgtagatgaagaggaagaggaacagtaCAACACAGTGACCTAATTACCTCTGGTCACCCAGGTCCTTTTGTCTGTTGCTTGGTTTGCTTGTAGGCAAGATTACACAAGTACTGCTGGACGGattataaagaaaatgtatgggatgagtgtgtgcaatttggtttccatccaaataaaaatcaggatctagtcaatttagatgtggtttcataaagggagaGTGTTGGAGGAGGTATTTGCTCCACTGAGTGCCGTGAACCACTGAACCTCTTGGCAAAAGGAACCCAGAAGCAGGAAGCTCTACTAACCTGGCAGTGAAAAGGTGATGCTGGCGAAGGACCAATGCAAACAaaccagcagcaacacaaacggCCAGTTTTGACAGATGTGAAATGTTAATACTCATAAACCTGAAATTAAATTGGCAGAGACAAGTAAACAATCCTGTGAGCCAATGAGGTTCCTGTAAGTTCTCGGTGCGACATGACACCGCATCCATTTAAGGACAAAGtatttcaggaaaaaaaatcaatgcttTTACATGTTAATGATTAAGGATGACGGACGTCCACCACTTTAAATTAAGTGGATGCTCTGTATATTGGTGCTGCCTTAAAATACTTCTCACATCCTCTTTGACAAACCGCCTCCGGCTGCTTCGTGCATCCATCTAAATAAGCTCGCtgtgaaaaaatgtttttggtCTCATTAGTGAAAAATGGCCACCTTGCACTCAACGGCTCTCCCGAGGTTTGTCAGAGGCCTTAGAAGCCGACGGGATGATTTCCTGTTGATGATGTGAGTAACTGTAAGTACGTGACAGGCGAGGATAGGTCTCCACATCCGCGGTGAGCAGCAAACAGGTCCGCTTAGCTTTAATGGCTGCAGGAAAGTGGGCAGGACTGGATGGACAAACTTGCTCTTATCCTCGTTCATGGCTCCGTGGGGACGAGGGGAAACGACCAAGTGATGTGGGATGTAATGTTTGTGAGGGTATGCTTGCCCTATGTGTGTGGGGCATTAGAGGTATTTACGGTTACAGTGGCTGCAGTAGATAGAAGCAGGGATAGGAGCTTGAAGATCTACTGTATCTGTCCTAAGGTGATCTTACAAATTAACGCTGGGAAATCGGGTCCGGACTTAACAGACATTCTTCAGACGTTTACAGCAAATTTCAGAAAGCTGTCTGGACGTTAGTTTccgtattatttattttccagctgttttagaaagaaaaaacatgctaGCTAACGAAAATACCCGCAGGTCAAGATTTTTCAACAGccgctggtggagaccaaagcagTGGtaaaaaatcaaatgaatattTTAAGTTACATTCATCTGCTAAATGCATACATCGCAACTATTTTCTACGAATTTTCTATTGTGTTTACAGTTTGCTTCTACTGCCCTCAAGTGGCCAAAACAACTGCAAATGTCGGATACATGGACAATGTCTCTTAATAAAAGAAATGCCTGTTATTGCAGTACTgctttgttttttcacatttgaataATCTATTTCCCCAATATGAATATTTCTCCTTCGCAGTGCCATACCCTTCATTTTCCCCGACCCCCTTTTCCCCCACGTCCACGTATGACATTTTTTTGACGGATGATCCTCCACCAGAGGGCTCGACGGACcggaccaccaccaccaccaacggCGATTCCCAGAAGCGTCTCTACCAGGGTCTGAACGACAAACTCATCCCCATCTACTGCTCCATCCTGGCAGCTGTTGTTGTTGGACTCGTGGCCTTCATCATATTTAAGAGGTGAGGACAGAAAAGTTATGTTGCGTCCTGGTGTCCGACCATCTCCCCCAAAGAAGTGGCCTGAAAACAGAAAAGtattctgttctgttttcagTTTTAGAAAATGTTGGAATCTTTGATTCATCTGTTCTGAAAAGCTCGTGCAAAATCCATTCCTCAAAGGCTTTGTTCAGCAACCTTCATTTTTTCTTTAGCAAATGACACTGAGCAAAATAGttcatcacaaacaaacatttgaaatcCAGCCGTTGAAGGGAAAAGAGAGGGGGTGTTGCACTCGTTACAACTTCATACGGACAACAAAACCCAGTCGGATATTGAATTTCCGCAGTTTCATATTTAATGAAATCATCTGCTGCTTTCCTGGATGAGAGTgcactgctgctctgtgggtCACAATATGGTCCCTCTAGTCTCTTTTTTCACATTTAGAGCCCATAGTCATGTTTCCTACACAGACGTCTCACGGTCAACTGCTTAAATATTGAATGTGCAATATGTTTATTGGATTGTCTTatgttgcatgtctgtgcattaaAACTCCAAAGCCTGAAGACAGATCAGTACACGGGAGGACGAGCACTGACGCTGAGAGCAGAATTTTAACCATTTAACTTCCACTGCCTCACTCAATATCTGTGAATTTCATCAGTATATGAAGTGTGACGAGGAGGCTGATGAAAATCCTGGATCCCTGTGTTCATAGCTACAGACTTAAATAGGCACATAGGTACTAAACTACAGATCTGctgtgtatttacagtattgATAAGGTTGGTGCAGCCGAATGACCTGTTGTTTTGATCAAACTCCTCCCTTGTCCTCAAGATTTCCACAAATGTCAAACCAAGTGTGTTGCTTGCTTCTGCATTGAGATGATCTCCTCTTCTGACTCATCTTCATTCAGATGGAACAGCTGCAAGCAGAACAAGCAAGGCGCCAATAACTGCACAGCCAACCAGAACCAGACGCCATCGCCCGAGGGGGAGAAGCTGCACAGCGACAGCGGCATTTCTGTTGACACCCAAAgtctgcaggagcagcagggcCAGACTCAGGCACAGACAGGTGAAACACTGACACCTGTACCTGCACAATGGCTTCTCCCGTTCGTGCCAAGAAATACAATCACTATCATTTATCAAACTGTGCTAATGAAAATGGGTGTGAGCACATTTCAGCTCTAAAGCCAGTGTGTATCTGGGGTTGGATTCCACTGGAAATAAGTTTTCTTCTAATCCACATATAAGTCTGATTGATAGCACACCTGAAGTTTGGGTTTATATGACCAAAGTGTCTGCTGCACCTTAAACTGTTCAACCGTGTCAAAGAAAGATTTTCCCACAGGAATGAGCCATCTGGTTGTTTCACCAGCTCCACCTAGAACACCACCTTTCACACTTAGCAAATCAGTAAACAAGGATTACAACCCTGACAGAGCTTTAATGTTGGTTTTTATTTGACAGCTCGTTCCCAGGAATTTCCAGTCCTGTCCCGACAAACCAGTTTGAGAGAATTCAGTTTTAAAACACAAGGATAAGATGgtaaagaaggaaaacaaagtggtgaaagaagcagagagagggTTTCTGTCCATTCCTGTAAAGTTGTCATCTGTGGGATGTGAGATATTTTTAGAGATGAATAACTGTTGCGGTTGACCAGACAATCAGACAGTGGAGCTGGAGCTAAAAAGCCTTTTACTCCTATTTTCTAAAATGATTAGTGAACGGAACTTGTCGAGTGGAGAGAATATCCAGTGCTTCTCATATTTGTCCAAACAAACCAGGGTTGCTGCTGCAGGAATCTCCATCACTTCCTTTTAATCGTTTTTACAGCCACTTGAGGAGCTCACAAACAGGATGTGAGTTGAGTTCTGAAAGGTGGTATCTTTGGCAGTCATGAGCTGTTTCCAGACATAGATCTCTCAGAAactcacatatgaagaatgcaaCAGGAGACTCTCCGGGTCggatgcgttcacaacaacaggaactcTGGGTAGTTTCAGGatattatccagagttcagtgcataaCTGAGAGCAGAAAGATTGTCAGTTGATTCAGGGtatttgaattgtttatttGTGAAGGTTGAACAGATTTTGTTATCCTAGGGTTCGAACAATAAACCGACTTGTTATTTTCCCCTCTGCAGTGATCACCATGGACGAGGAGCCCTGTTTGCTCCTTCCTCTTCACACcagagagaaagtggagaagctgctgttcaGGGGCAACGAAGGGGACAACTGCGACCACATGGAAGACAGCGACTGGTGCAACCTGGCGGGCCTCCTGGGATACGAGGAGGAGCGGATTGCCACCTTCCGGCAGGAGGAGCATCCCGTCCGCGCGCTCCTGTCCGACTGGGCGAGCAAGGACTGCGCCAGCATCGACTCGCTGTGCACTGCACTGCGGAAGATCAACCGTGACGACATCGCCCAGAGTCTGCTGCTCAGCCCGAGCGCTCCCAAGCCAACCGCCACTTCAGTGGTGTGATTTACAGAGAGAGCGAACCACCTGGACCTTAACCGTAATACTCCTCCTTCCTCAATCCAGATAAATCAAGCTACAACCACTTTCAGTTCCTCCCTCGCTAACATGCTGTGATTACACGTGTCATGTGTAGTGCAGTACTAGGACGCCACGAACCAGACAAATTAATATCAATACACTGAGTCAGGTGAAggaaaaagacacagaaaactCTTCTCTTAAGTATCAGGATGTGCCTGTAATCTGTCCTTGTCACATGttctataaaaacaacacaatgcaaAACCATTGATGATGAAGGGGAAGCATTAGAATTCATTCCATTGTGAGCTTTGAACAGCTGCCTGCCTTTCTTCTCTAGTTCACATCCAGCTGACTGTTTAACT
The Pleuronectes platessa chromosome 21, fPlePla1.1, whole genome shotgun sequence DNA segment above includes these coding regions:
- the ngfrb gene encoding nerve growth factor receptor b, which encodes MSYRMNSAFVAVFLAVVGALANKQDCLSGQYTTSGECCLQCQPGEGVIKPCGATQTECEPCLDSETFSEHLSHTDQCVPCIQCTGLFRMETPCTDSNDATCVCNYGFFLNVSSDRCEPCTKCPEGKGMLLSCELDHDTLCELCTADTYSDQESSREPCIPCTTCDDEEVLEPCTSLTDTVCQVPYPSFSPTPFSPTSTYDIFLTDDPPPEGSTDRTTTTTNGDSQKRLYQGLNDKLIPIYCSILAAVVVGLVAFIIFKRWNSCKQNKQGANNCTANQNQTPSPEGEKLHSDSGISVDTQSLQEQQGQTQAQTVITMDEEPCLLLPLHTREKVEKLLFRGNEGDNCDHMEDSDWCNLAGLLGYEEERIATFRQEEHPVRALLSDWASKDCASIDSLCTALRKINRDDIAQSLLLSPSAPKPTATSVV